In Populus nigra chromosome 1, ddPopNigr1.1, whole genome shotgun sequence, one genomic interval encodes:
- the LOC133697185 gene encoding polyphenol oxidase, chloroplastic-like, whose translation MASCISLSSSFPLAASSFLPSFPKTHRVSRVKKPNRPNIPIVSRKSGNNDHEQNPATRRDLLIGLGGLYGATSLSDPFAYANPIAPPDITQCELVPLPSESDPTNCCPQTSTKIKNFEFPSASSPMRIRPAAHLLDKAYLAKYAKAIALMKSLPDDDPRSFKSQANVHCAYCDGAYHQAGFPDLELQIHFSWLFFPWHRAYLYYFERILGKLIDDPTFALPFWNWDAPAGMQIPAIFTDPKSPLYDPLRDANHQPPTLFDLNYATGDANPDPAKAEELYASNLNVMYRQMVSGATKPTLFFGKPYRAGDDPSPGMGTIETTPHTQIHIWTGDPNQTKGENMGNFYSAGRDPIFYCHHSNVDRMWDLWKKIPGGKRKDIEDPDWLKSEFLFWDENKELVRVKVKDTLDTKKLRYGFQDVPIPWLKTRATPKLTRQEKSRRAAEKSVVLTPISAFPVVLDKVISVEVSRPKKSRSATEKEDEDEVLVIEGIEFEENQLIKFDVLVNDEPDSPGGPDMSEFAGSFVNVPHKHAKKSKTTMVLGITGLLEDLEAEGDDTLVVTLVPRTGGDSVTVANVKIEFVAD comes from the coding sequence ATGGCTTCCTGTATCTCTCTTTCCAGTAGCTTCCCTTTAGCTGCCTCCTCTTTCTTGCCTTCCTTCCCGAAAACACACCGAGTTTCCAGAGTTAAAAAGCCAAACCGTCCCAATATCCCGATTGTTTCTCGCAAATCAGGCAACAATGATCATGAACAAAACCCTGCCACCAGAAGAGATCTGCTCATTGGTCTCGGTGGACTCTATGGAGCAACTAGTCTTAGTGATCCATTTGCCTATGCTAACCCCATTGCACCCCCAGACATAACCCAATGTGAGCTAGTTCCCCTGCCATCCGAAAGTGACCCCACGAACTGTTGCCCTCAAACATCCACAAAGATCAAAAACTTCGAATTCCCTTCTGCGTCCTCCCCAATGCGCATTAGGCCTGCTGCTCATTTACTTGATAAAGCCTACTTAGCTAAATACGCCAAAGCCATTGCACTGATGAAAAGTCTTCCTGACGATGATCCACGTAGCTTCAAGAGCCAAGCCAACGTTCATTGTGCTTATTGTGATGGTGCTTATCACCAAGCAGGCTTTCCTGATTTAGAACTTCAAATTCACTTCTCGTGGCTCTTCTTTCCCTGGCATAGAGCCTATTTATACTACTTCGAAAGAATCTTGGGTAAACTGATTGATGATCCAACTTTCGCTTTGCCTTTCTGGAATTGGGATGCCCCTGCCGGCATGCAAATACCAGCCATTTTTACTGACCCCAAATCACCACTTTATGACCCCCTTCGCGACGCGAATCACCAACCTCCGACATTGTTTGATCTTAATTACGCCACAGGAGATGCGAATCCAGACCCTGCAAAAGCAGAGGAATTGTATGCAAGCAATCTTAACGTAATGTACAGGCAAATGGTGTCCGGTGCCACGAAGCCTACTCTCTTTTTTGGAAAACCATATCGTGCTGGTGATGATCCAAGTCCTGGAATGGGTACAATTGAGACCACCCCACACACTCAGATTCACATCTGGACCGGCGACCCCAATCAAACTAAAGGGGAAAATATGGGCAATTTCTACTCAGCGGGGAGAGATCCCATATTTTATTGTCATCACTCGAACGTCGATCGAATGTGGGACTTGTGGAAGAAAATACCTGGAGGCAAGCGAAAGGATATCGAGGATCCTGATTGGCTTAAGTCAGAGTTTCTTTTCTGGGATGAGAATAAAGAGCTGGTTCGAGTAAAGGTTAAAGATACTCTTGACACCAAGAAGCTAAGATATGGCTTTCAAGATGTTCCTATTCCTTGGCTGAAAACTAGAGCAACACCAAAATTAACAAGGCAGGAAAAATCACGTCGTGCAGCTGAAAAAAGCGTCGTATTAACACCAATTAGTGCATTCCCTGTTGTCTTGGATAAAGTCATAAGTGTGGAGGTTTCCAGGCCAAAGAAATCAAGAAGCGCGACggagaaagaagatgaagatgaagtttTAGTTATTGAAGGGATTGagtttgaagaaaatcaattaattaagttcGATGTCCTCGTCAACGATGAACCTGATTCACCTGGTGGACCAGACATGTCCGAGTTTGCAGGAAGTTTCGTCAATGTGCCTCACAAGcatgcaaaaaaatcaaagacaacTATGGTATTGGGGATTACAGGATTGTTGGAAGATCTGGAAGCTGAAGGAGATGATACCCTTGTGGTGACTTTAGTGCCTCGGACTGGTGGTGATTCTGTTACCGTTGCTAATGTCAAGATTGAGTTTGTCGCTGACTGA